A genomic window from Peromyscus maniculatus bairdii isolate BWxNUB_F1_BW_parent chromosome 1, HU_Pman_BW_mat_3.1, whole genome shotgun sequence includes:
- the Catsperh gene encoding cation channel sperm-associated auxiliary subunit TMEM262 isoform X2, producing the protein MRWRDRIAVLFFPPGMMLTVAALMLFFLHMGVFASDVHNFCVTHNYERMSFHYTVVLTFSQVISICWAAMGSLYAEMTDDNAQWSHVLQPHVPGVSGHQLPRGETLRPGDRGQG; encoded by the exons ATGAGGTGGCGGGACCGAATAGCTGTGTTATTCTTCCCTCCAGGCATGATGCTCACTGTAGCTGCACTCATGCTCTTCTTCCTACACATGGGGGTCTTTGCTAGTGACGTTCACAACTTCTGTGTCACCCACAACTATGAGCGAATGAGCTTCCATTACACAGTCGTCCTGACA TTCTCCCAGGTGATCAGTATCTGCTGGGCTGCCATGGGGTCACTCTACGCAGAGATGACCGATGACAA cgCTCAATGGAGCCATGTTCTTCAACCGCATGTCCCTGGAGTTTCTGGCCATCAATTACCGAGAGGAGAGACACTAAGGcctggggacaggggacagggctGA
- the Zfpl1 gene encoding zinc finger protein-like 1, with the protein MGLCKCPKRKVTNLFCFEHRVNVCEHCLVANHAKCIVQSYLQWLQDSDYNPNCRLCNTPLASRETTRLVCYDLFHWACINERAAQLPRNTAPAGYQCPSCNGPIFPSANLAGPVASALREKLATVNWARAGLGLPLIDEVISPEPEPLNSSDFSDWSSFNATSPPVQEGTDNTSVAPAFYSQAPRPSSSPNHPEQHTVIHMGSTEALTHAPRKVYDTRDDDRTAGLHGDCDDDKYRRRPALGWLAQLLRSRAGSRKRPLTLLQRAGLLLLLGLLGFLALLALMSRLGRAAADSDPNLDPLMNPHIRVGPS; encoded by the exons ATGGGACTTTGCAAGTGCCCCAAGAGGAAAGTGACAAACCTGTTTTGCTTCGAACACCGAGTTAACGTCTGCGAGCACTGCCTGGTAGCCAATCACGCCAAG TGCATCGTGCAGTCCTACTTGCAGTGGCTACAAGACAGTGACTACAACCCCAACTGCCGCCTGTGCAACACACCCCTGGCCAGTCGGGAGACGACCCGTCTTGTGTGCTACG ATCTCTTCCACTGGGCTTGCATCAATGAACGTGCTGCCCAGCTACCACGAAACACGGCCCCTGCAGGCTACCAGTGCCCCAGCTGCAACGGCCCCATCTTCCCCTCAGCCAACCTAGCTGGCCCCGTGGCTTCAGCACTGAGAGAGAAGTTAGCCACGGTCAACTGGGCCCGGGCAGGACTGGGCCTCCCTCTG ATCGATGAGGTGATAAGCCCAGAGCCTGAGCCTCTCAATTCCTCAGACTTTTCTGACTGGTCCAGCTTCAATG CCACCAGCCCCCCTGTGCAAGAGGGGACAGACAACACCTCTGTTGCTCCAGCGTTCTACAGCCAGGCTCCCcgcccctcctcttccccaaacCATCCTGAGCAGCACACAGTTATACACATGGGCAGTACTGAGGCCCTGACACACG CCCCAAGGAAGGTATACGACACACGGGATGATGACCGAACAGCCGGACTCCATGGAGATTGTGATGACGACAAATACCGTCGCCGGCCTGCTCTGGGCTGGCTGGCCCAGCTGCTCAG GAGCAGGGCTGGGTCCCGGAAGCGGCCACTAACTCTGCTCCAGCGGGCAGGGCTCCTGCTCCTCCTAGGGCTGCTGGGCTTCCTGGCGCTCCTTGCCCTCATGTCTCGCCTCGGCCGGGCTGCAGCTGACAGTGACCCCAATCTGGACCCCCTCATGAACCCTCACATCCGTGTAGGTCCTTCCTGA
- the Cdca5 gene encoding sororin isoform X2 produces MSERRTRSGGAAQRSGSRTPLTKSSKRSQRKSGSDLPNIFPESWPKTPHAAPARKAIVLKKIVAHTVKAPAVHTLRRSPRSPTGKLGAHSMQTLTRAMKPAEPRLEEPGNSREHSVEPSSEPKLDQQSEPTVAFLFTLLNTPEPKDAESDTEALERQFLGRDDWGPKRTSKEMQNLQRDCKRLQEALDCNHRDNLALEEKLENLATSLYENLEESLVTSKDPRVTQEIANVFQGEAEGTQEKSEDTEEEAFALRYLKRSSAQRYSLERPIPQSSAMARRETKEWIPPREAAPSVNPSLSPSNKDPH; encoded by the exons ATGTCGGAGCGGCGAACGCGGTCCGGAGGGGCCGCCCAGCGGTCTG ggtccaggactcCACTTACTAAGTCTTCGAAGAGGTCCCAGCGGAAATCTGGCTCAGATCTCCCGAACATCTTTCCTGAAAGTTGGCCGAAG ACACCTCATGCGGCTCCAGCCAGAAAGGCCATCGTCTTGAAGAAAATCGTGGCTCATACCGTAAAG GCCCCAGCTGTCCACACACTTCGAAGGAGCCCTAGG TCTCCCACAGGCAAACTGGGTGCCCACTCCATGCAGACCTTGACAAGAGCAATGAAGCCTGCTGAGCCACGGCTAGAAGAACCAGGGAACTCCAGGGAGCACAGCGTGGAG CCATCTTCAGAGCCAAAGTTGGACCAGCAGTCAGAACCCACTGTCGCATTCCTGTTCACACTCCTGAACACCCCTGAGCCCAAAGATGCTGAATC GGACACGGAggcactggagagacagttcCTGGGTCGGGATGACTGGGGCCCTAAGCGGACTTCAAAGGAGATGCAGAATTTGCAGAGGGACTGCAAGAG GCTTCAGGAGGCCCTGGACTGTAACCACAGGGACAACCTGGCCCTTGAAGAGAAGCTAGAAAACCTG GCTACCTCATTGTACGAGAACCTGGAGGAAAGTCTGGTCACTTCAAAGGACCCTCGAGTCACCCAGGAGATAGCTAATGTCTTCCAAGGGGAAGCAGAGGGCACCCAGGAGAAATCAGAAGACACCGAGGAGGAAGCCTTTGCTCTTAGGTATCTGAAGAGGTCTTCTGCCCAGCGCTACTCCCTTGAGCGGCCCATCCCACAGTCATCAGCCATGGCCAGGCGTGAGACCAAAGAATGGATACCTCCTCGGGAGGCCGCTCCATCAGTCAACCCCTCTTTAAGCCCCAGCAATAAAGATCCCCACTGA
- the Cdca5 gene encoding sororin isoform X4: MSERRTRSGGAAQRSGSRTPLTKSSKRSQRKSGSDLPNIFPESWPKTPHAAPARKAIVLKKIVAHTVKAPAVHTLRRSPRVSFILEKENSPPLKVPTKEDLFKTCSVPGTPTSTPVLYTQNADSNSVEGEDLDTRALDMSQKVRRSYSRLESLSSASTSTPGRRSFFGFEGPEDLPGVSPVVCSKLTEIPKVPAKPWVPDTTLPGISPPVVKEKRKKKVPEILKSELDEWAMAMNAEFEAAEQFDLLIE; this comes from the exons ATGTCGGAGCGGCGAACGCGGTCCGGAGGGGCCGCCCAGCGGTCTG ggtccaggactcCACTTACTAAGTCTTCGAAGAGGTCCCAGCGGAAATCTGGCTCAGATCTCCCGAACATCTTTCCTGAAAGTTGGCCGAAG ACACCTCATGCGGCTCCAGCCAGAAAGGCCATCGTCTTGAAGAAAATCGTGGCTCATACCGTAAAG GCCCCAGCTGTCCACACACTTCGAAGGAGCCCTAGG GTCTCTTTtatcttggaaaaagaaaacagccctCCTCTCAAGGTACCCACTAAGGAGGACCTCTTCAAGACTTGTAGTGTTCCTGGTACCCCGACCAGCACCCCAGTGCTGTATACTCAGAATGCTGATTCTAACtctgtggaaggagaggacctgGACACCAGAGCCTTGGATATGTCCCAGAAAGTCAGGCGATCATACAGTCGTCTGGAGAGCCTCagttctgcctcaacctccaccCCTGGCCGCCGATCCTTCTTTGGCTTTGAGGGACCTGAAGACTTGCCTGGAGTCTCACCTGTCGTTTGTTCAAAGTTAACTGAGATCCCAAAAGTAcctgcaaagccctgggttccagacaCGACGCTTCCTGGAATCTCCCCTCCAGTCGTGAAAGAGAAGCGAAAGAAGAAGGTGCCAGAGATCCTG AAATCGGAGCTGGATGAGTGGGCTATGGCCATGAATGCTGAGTTTGAAGCTGCTGAACAATTTGATCTTCTGATTGAATGA
- the Cdca5 gene encoding sororin isoform X3 — MVTILTINTASCIVFAEGFTIWAAPWSVYTSSGVLTCWTELSPTGKLGAHSMQTLTRAMKPAEPRLEEPGNSREHSVEPSSEPKLDQQSEPTVAFLFTLLNTPEPKDAESDTEALERQFLGRDDWGPKRTSKEMQNLQRDCKRLQEALDCNHRDNLALEEKLENLATSLYENLEESLVTSKDPRVTQEIANVFQGEAEGTQEKSEDTEEEAFALRYLKRSSAQRYSLERPIPQSSAMARRETKEWIPPREAAPSVNPSLSPSNKDPH, encoded by the exons ATGgtgacaatattaaccatcaacACAGCATCCTGTATCGTATTTGCTGAGGGCTTTACCATCTGGGCCGCACCATGGTCTGTCTACACTAGCTCAGGGGTTCTGACTTGCTGGACAGAGCTG TCTCCCACAGGCAAACTGGGTGCCCACTCCATGCAGACCTTGACAAGAGCAATGAAGCCTGCTGAGCCACGGCTAGAAGAACCAGGGAACTCCAGGGAGCACAGCGTGGAG CCATCTTCAGAGCCAAAGTTGGACCAGCAGTCAGAACCCACTGTCGCATTCCTGTTCACACTCCTGAACACCCCTGAGCCCAAAGATGCTGAATC GGACACGGAggcactggagagacagttcCTGGGTCGGGATGACTGGGGCCCTAAGCGGACTTCAAAGGAGATGCAGAATTTGCAGAGGGACTGCAAGAG GCTTCAGGAGGCCCTGGACTGTAACCACAGGGACAACCTGGCCCTTGAAGAGAAGCTAGAAAACCTG GCTACCTCATTGTACGAGAACCTGGAGGAAAGTCTGGTCACTTCAAAGGACCCTCGAGTCACCCAGGAGATAGCTAATGTCTTCCAAGGGGAAGCAGAGGGCACCCAGGAGAAATCAGAAGACACCGAGGAGGAAGCCTTTGCTCTTAGGTATCTGAAGAGGTCTTCTGCCCAGCGCTACTCCCTTGAGCGGCCCATCCCACAGTCATCAGCCATGGCCAGGCGTGAGACCAAAGAATGGATACCTCCTCGGGAGGCCGCTCCATCAGTCAACCCCTCTTTAAGCCCCAGCAATAAAGATCCCCACTGA
- the Catsperh gene encoding cation channel sperm-associated auxiliary subunit TMEM262 isoform X1 has translation MRWRDRIAVLFFPPGMMLTVAALMLFFLHMGVFASDVHNFCVTHNYERMSFHYTVVLTFSQVISICWAAMGSLYAEMTDDKFLRCFALTILTLNGAMFFNRMSLEFLAINYREERH, from the exons ATGAGGTGGCGGGACCGAATAGCTGTGTTATTCTTCCCTCCAGGCATGATGCTCACTGTAGCTGCACTCATGCTCTTCTTCCTACACATGGGGGTCTTTGCTAGTGACGTTCACAACTTCTGTGTCACCCACAACTATGAGCGAATGAGCTTCCATTACACAGTCGTCCTGACA TTCTCCCAGGTGATCAGTATCTGCTGGGCTGCCATGGGGTCACTCTACGCAGAGATGACCGATGACAAGTTTCTTCGATGCTTTGCTTTGACCATCCTGA cgCTCAATGGAGCCATGTTCTTCAACCGCATGTCCCTGGAGTTTCTGGCCATCAATTACCGAGAGGAGAGACACTAA
- the Cdca5 gene encoding sororin isoform X1, with protein MSERRTRSGGAAQRSGSRTPLTKSSKRSQRKSGSDLPNIFPESWPKTPHAAPARKAIVLKKIVAHTVKAPAVHTLRRSPRVSFILEKENSPPLKVPTKEDLFKTCSVPGTPTSTPVLYTQNADSNSVEGEDLDTRALDMSQKVRRSYSRLESLSSASTSTPGRRSFFGFEGPEDLPGVSPVVCSKLTEIPKVPAKPWVPDTTLPGISPPVVKEKRKKKVPEILSPTGKLGAHSMQTLTRAMKPAEPRLEEPGNSREHSVEPSSEPKLDQQSEPTVAFLFTLLNTPEPKDAESDTEALERQFLGRDDWGPKRTSKEMQNLQRDCKRLQEALDCNHRDNLALEEKLENLATSLYENLEESLVTSKDPRVTQEIANVFQGEAEGTQEKSEDTEEEAFALRYLKRSSAQRYSLERPIPQSSAMARRETKEWIPPREAAPSVNPSLSPSNKDPH; from the exons ATGTCGGAGCGGCGAACGCGGTCCGGAGGGGCCGCCCAGCGGTCTG ggtccaggactcCACTTACTAAGTCTTCGAAGAGGTCCCAGCGGAAATCTGGCTCAGATCTCCCGAACATCTTTCCTGAAAGTTGGCCGAAG ACACCTCATGCGGCTCCAGCCAGAAAGGCCATCGTCTTGAAGAAAATCGTGGCTCATACCGTAAAG GCCCCAGCTGTCCACACACTTCGAAGGAGCCCTAGG GTCTCTTTtatcttggaaaaagaaaacagccctCCTCTCAAGGTACCCACTAAGGAGGACCTCTTCAAGACTTGTAGTGTTCCTGGTACCCCGACCAGCACCCCAGTGCTGTATACTCAGAATGCTGATTCTAACtctgtggaaggagaggacctgGACACCAGAGCCTTGGATATGTCCCAGAAAGTCAGGCGATCATACAGTCGTCTGGAGAGCCTCagttctgcctcaacctccaccCCTGGCCGCCGATCCTTCTTTGGCTTTGAGGGACCTGAAGACTTGCCTGGAGTCTCACCTGTCGTTTGTTCAAAGTTAACTGAGATCCCAAAAGTAcctgcaaagccctgggttccagacaCGACGCTTCCTGGAATCTCCCCTCCAGTCGTGAAAGAGAAGCGAAAGAAGAAGGTGCCAGAGATCCTG TCTCCCACAGGCAAACTGGGTGCCCACTCCATGCAGACCTTGACAAGAGCAATGAAGCCTGCTGAGCCACGGCTAGAAGAACCAGGGAACTCCAGGGAGCACAGCGTGGAG CCATCTTCAGAGCCAAAGTTGGACCAGCAGTCAGAACCCACTGTCGCATTCCTGTTCACACTCCTGAACACCCCTGAGCCCAAAGATGCTGAATC GGACACGGAggcactggagagacagttcCTGGGTCGGGATGACTGGGGCCCTAAGCGGACTTCAAAGGAGATGCAGAATTTGCAGAGGGACTGCAAGAG GCTTCAGGAGGCCCTGGACTGTAACCACAGGGACAACCTGGCCCTTGAAGAGAAGCTAGAAAACCTG GCTACCTCATTGTACGAGAACCTGGAGGAAAGTCTGGTCACTTCAAAGGACCCTCGAGTCACCCAGGAGATAGCTAATGTCTTCCAAGGGGAAGCAGAGGGCACCCAGGAGAAATCAGAAGACACCGAGGAGGAAGCCTTTGCTCTTAGGTATCTGAAGAGGTCTTCTGCCCAGCGCTACTCCCTTGAGCGGCCCATCCCACAGTCATCAGCCATGGCCAGGCGTGAGACCAAAGAATGGATACCTCCTCGGGAGGCCGCTCCATCAGTCAACCCCTCTTTAAGCCCCAGCAATAAAGATCCCCACTGA